A part of Sandaracinaceae bacterium genomic DNA contains:
- a CDS encoding PhoH family protein produces the protein MAPTAPSGTRPTGEPALVTADLEVEDPRLLLRLTGPNGAHLRALEKELGISTGIRGNTILLRGAPQDVESAQRGLAEVLGMLERGKKLTERDVMRALKTLQTNPGVKLTDYMDEPILVAPRKTIVPKGLAQHHYVRAIHEHDVVFGVGPAGTGKTYLAMAMAVRALSENKVKRIILTRPAVEAGEKLGFLPGDLAEKVNPYLRPLYDALHDMMDLERAGMLMARGVVEVAPLAFMRGRTLNDSFVILDEAQNSTSEQMKMFLTRLGFGSKAVVTGDVTQTDLPTNRKSGLADAVTLLKDVDGIALCRFTDADVVRHPLVARIVRAYDVREEHRQAERQAAKDAKAAKAAAEAGELEEDDD, from the coding sequence ATGGCGCCTACCGCACCCTCTGGTACGCGGCCGACCGGCGAGCCCGCGCTCGTCACGGCCGATCTCGAAGTCGAGGACCCGCGGCTCTTGCTCCGCTTGACGGGGCCCAACGGCGCGCACCTGCGCGCGCTGGAGAAAGAGCTGGGCATCTCCACCGGCATCCGGGGCAACACCATCTTGCTCCGCGGCGCGCCGCAGGACGTCGAGAGCGCCCAGCGCGGCCTCGCCGAGGTGCTGGGCATGCTCGAGCGGGGCAAGAAGCTCACCGAGCGGGACGTCATGCGCGCGCTCAAGACGCTGCAGACCAACCCCGGCGTGAAGCTCACCGACTACATGGACGAGCCCATCCTGGTCGCGCCGCGCAAGACCATCGTGCCCAAGGGCCTCGCGCAGCATCACTACGTGCGGGCGATCCACGAGCACGACGTCGTCTTCGGCGTCGGCCCCGCCGGCACGGGCAAGACCTACCTCGCGATGGCGATGGCGGTGCGCGCGCTGAGCGAGAACAAGGTCAAGCGCATCATCCTGACGCGCCCCGCGGTCGAGGCGGGCGAGAAGCTGGGCTTCCTCCCGGGCGATCTGGCCGAGAAGGTCAACCCGTACCTGCGCCCGCTCTACGACGCCCTGCACGACATGATGGACCTCGAGCGCGCGGGCATGCTGATGGCGCGCGGCGTGGTCGAGGTCGCGCCCCTCGCCTTCATGCGCGGCCGCACGCTGAACGACAGCTTCGTCATCCTGGACGAGGCGCAGAACAGCACCAGCGAGCAGATGAAGATGTTCCTCACCCGCCTGGGCTTCGGCTCCAAGGCGGTCGTGACCGGCGACGTCACCCAGACCGATCTGCCCACCAATCGCAAGAGCGGCCTCGCCGACGCGGTCACCCTCCTGAAGGACGTGGACGGAATCGCGCTCTGCCGCTTCACCGACGCCGACGTGGTGCGGCATCCTCTCGTGGCGCGCATCGTCAGGGCGTACGATGTCCGCGAGGAACATCGCCAGGCCGAACGACAGGCCGCGAAGGACGCGAAGGCCGCGAAGGCGGCGGCGGAGGCGGGGGAGCTAGAGGAGGATGACGACTGA
- a CDS encoding glycosyltransferase: protein MSAPRPELIVVVVACRRVALLARCLESVLAQRGVAFGVHVVLNGALPEVAAVAAGAAKDPRVTVSAIDAVTPAEARNVAVRRAQAELVYFLDDDAWLPDDGALARVVAAFRADPELAVLGGPNLTPPDDPEIAHLTGTLLGSWVATGPTAARYRPRRAGPASERELILCNLAARREALEAHELPAFFPGEENALLALLRNEGKRLAYDPDIFVYHHRRASLGAYLGHVQFYGRGRAYALLHTRRAFHALHAAPLALLVYLLLAPVLTWLEPLLAAPLLVYLVCCVFAASGIALRARRPGWLPTLVWLLPATHLAYAIGFVSGLAERARRRAALEVESVEPGR, encoded by the coding sequence ATGTCTGCGCCGCGCCCGGAGCTGATCGTCGTCGTGGTCGCGTGCCGCCGCGTGGCCCTGCTCGCGCGCTGCCTGGAGAGCGTGCTCGCGCAGCGGGGGGTGGCGTTCGGGGTGCACGTGGTGCTCAACGGGGCCCTCCCCGAGGTCGCGGCGGTCGCGGCGGGCGCGGCGAAGGATCCGCGGGTGACGGTCAGCGCGATCGACGCGGTGACGCCGGCCGAGGCGCGCAACGTCGCGGTCCGACGCGCCCAGGCGGAGCTGGTCTACTTCCTCGACGACGACGCATGGCTCCCCGACGACGGGGCGCTCGCGCGCGTGGTCGCGGCGTTCCGGGCCGACCCGGAGCTGGCGGTGCTCGGAGGGCCGAACCTCACGCCGCCCGATGACCCCGAGATCGCGCACCTGACCGGGACGCTCCTCGGGAGCTGGGTGGCGACGGGGCCCACCGCGGCTCGCTATCGGCCGCGACGCGCGGGCCCGGCGTCCGAGCGGGAGCTCATCCTCTGCAACCTGGCCGCGCGCCGCGAGGCCCTGGAGGCGCACGAGCTGCCCGCGTTCTTCCCCGGAGAGGAGAACGCGCTGCTCGCGCTGCTGCGAAACGAGGGCAAGCGGCTCGCCTACGATCCGGACATCTTCGTCTATCACCACCGCCGCGCGAGCCTCGGGGCCTACCTCGGACACGTGCAGTTCTATGGACGCGGGAGGGCCTACGCCCTCTTGCACACGCGGCGGGCCTTCCACGCGTTGCACGCCGCGCCCCTCGCGCTGCTGGTGTACCTCCTGCTCGCGCCCGTGCTCACGTGGCTCGAGCCGCTCCTCGCGGCGCCTCTGCTCGTCTATCTGGTTTGCTGTGTATTCGCTGCGTCCGGGATCGCGCTCCGGGCGCGGCGTCCCGGCTGGCTGCCCACGCTCGTGTGGCTCCTGCCCGCCACGCATCTGGCGTACGCGATCGGCTTCGTGTCGGGGCTCGCCGAGCGCGCGCGGAGGAGGGCCGCGCTCGAGGTGGAGTCCGTGGAGCCGGGGCGGTGA
- a CDS encoding lipopolysaccharide biosynthesis protein, whose protein sequence is MNAASKSTAPQSSASKSTGGLLRDFGANLVSRYGSKGLDFVVLAVVTRLVSMELVGVVFVSEAAGAVAFRVLDLGLYPVLLRRAARGRVGARLLARGQLLRAVTAAGLTAGYAAVAVTQAPEHAGLAIVFFALAGVRAVHEVPRATLAGAGGFTSLAKIALGTKALELAVTGPAAALGAGVWGWALGRGASQLTMLVATARLARAKIPADAPSGSLRGLVREGGAFWLATLLASGSAQLDVLILGATGGLSQTAELGIATKIVGGSLSIVGALTLAAFPRLARQRDRFITRRQALGVAGLAITLGGGVALAAPLASLILVGEIRAELVETIRFMCPVIALAAVARPLEVWLQAKDREASLVFLALAVGVTSAVSFALWVPAYGANGAAWARVLRAAVQLLGAAALAYVAVQAPRAPLAFAIAKLPFGRALLERLLARRVRRLTEGLAARPDVRAVEISGSAGEPRRFVMGKSDVDLIVATVGAPPPRLVPRAPLADRLFPTHALCLDAALFHAARRLGHPLLSIDVARPTYGTRVDPEVSEADRRASALGHAVSRALRLQRNTLAQARADGSARADATLESFRWFARYVPRSLEEIVADARARGLPLPPEAAGRARVRGWLTPEQTAAALTASLWELRRAYAAEPAPAEVVIREPASEPLGWLDDAEARGAARGRAAHSLFAPSSSLLLSPTGPTDDDPLLAVGLAEDPPLEAVLAFMRAELAQAPLPPPFRAYPCVHLLPHAALERDPLIEHAPLFHTARAAHGRDLEGLTPRAPRPPDAALSRAALRSIVHALVWLDRDLARLARGDLDRRARALLFARLPALSLWMDGVDPGATRAEVIARYTRLRDDPLAALLASGEADPASARRALRAWREERTAQLDDAPPLDDPSAQARSSQ, encoded by the coding sequence ATGAACGCAGCGTCGAAGAGCACGGCCCCGCAGAGCAGCGCCTCCAAGAGTACGGGCGGCCTCCTGCGCGACTTCGGCGCCAACCTGGTGAGCCGCTACGGCTCCAAGGGGCTCGACTTCGTCGTGCTCGCGGTCGTCACGCGGCTCGTCTCGATGGAGCTCGTCGGGGTGGTCTTCGTCTCGGAGGCCGCAGGCGCGGTGGCCTTCCGCGTGCTCGACCTCGGCCTCTACCCCGTGCTCCTGCGCCGCGCGGCCCGCGGGCGGGTGGGGGCGCGCCTGCTCGCGCGGGGGCAGCTGCTCCGAGCGGTGACCGCGGCCGGGCTCACCGCGGGCTACGCGGCCGTCGCCGTGACGCAGGCGCCCGAGCACGCGGGGCTGGCGATCGTCTTCTTCGCGCTCGCCGGGGTGCGCGCCGTGCACGAGGTCCCGCGGGCCACCCTCGCGGGCGCGGGCGGCTTCACCTCCCTCGCCAAGATCGCCCTGGGCACGAAGGCGCTCGAGCTGGCCGTGACGGGCCCCGCGGCCGCGCTCGGGGCAGGCGTCTGGGGCTGGGCCCTCGGGCGCGGCGCCTCGCAGCTCACGATGCTCGTGGCCACCGCGCGACTGGCGCGCGCGAAGATCCCCGCGGACGCGCCTTCGGGCTCACTCCGCGGGCTGGTCCGCGAGGGCGGCGCCTTCTGGCTGGCCACCCTGCTGGCCTCCGGGAGCGCGCAGCTCGACGTGCTGATCCTCGGCGCGACCGGTGGGCTGTCACAGACGGCGGAGCTCGGCATCGCGACGAAGATCGTCGGCGGGTCGCTCTCGATCGTCGGCGCCCTGACCCTCGCGGCGTTCCCTCGCCTCGCGCGCCAGCGAGACCGCTTCATCACGCGCCGCCAGGCGCTCGGGGTGGCCGGCCTGGCGATCACGCTCGGCGGCGGCGTGGCGCTCGCCGCGCCCCTCGCGTCGCTGATCCTGGTGGGTGAGATCCGCGCCGAGCTGGTCGAGACGATCCGCTTCATGTGCCCGGTCATCGCGCTGGCCGCGGTCGCGCGGCCGCTCGAGGTCTGGCTGCAGGCGAAGGATCGCGAGGCGTCGCTCGTGTTCCTCGCGCTGGCGGTCGGCGTGACCTCGGCCGTGTCGTTCGCGCTGTGGGTGCCCGCGTACGGCGCGAACGGCGCGGCGTGGGCTCGGGTCCTGCGCGCGGCGGTGCAGCTCCTCGGCGCGGCCGCGCTCGCGTACGTGGCCGTGCAGGCGCCGCGCGCGCCCCTCGCGTTCGCGATCGCGAAGCTCCCCTTCGGCCGAGCCCTCCTCGAGCGCCTCCTCGCGCGCCGGGTCCGCCGTCTGACCGAGGGGCTCGCGGCGCGACCGGACGTGCGGGCGGTGGAGATCTCCGGGAGCGCGGGCGAGCCGCGCCGCTTCGTCATGGGCAAGAGCGACGTCGATCTGATCGTGGCCACCGTGGGCGCGCCCCCGCCGCGTCTGGTCCCGCGCGCGCCGCTCGCGGATCGGCTCTTCCCCACCCACGCGCTCTGCCTCGACGCCGCGCTCTTCCACGCGGCTCGCCGGCTGGGCCACCCGCTGCTCTCGATCGACGTGGCGCGGCCCACCTACGGGACGCGCGTCGACCCCGAGGTGTCGGAGGCGGACCGACGAGCGAGCGCGCTCGGGCACGCGGTCTCTCGCGCGCTCCGCCTCCAGCGCAACACCCTCGCGCAGGCCCGCGCGGACGGCAGCGCGCGCGCCGACGCCACGCTCGAGTCCTTCCGCTGGTTCGCCCGCTACGTGCCGCGCAGCCTCGAGGAGATCGTCGCCGACGCCCGCGCGCGCGGCTTGCCCCTGCCGCCCGAGGCCGCGGGACGCGCCCGGGTGCGCGGCTGGCTGACCCCGGAGCAGACCGCGGCCGCGCTGACGGCCAGCCTCTGGGAGCTGCGACGCGCGTACGCCGCCGAGCCGGCCCCCGCCGAGGTCGTGATCCGTGAGCCCGCTTCGGAGCCGCTCGGCTGGCTCGACGACGCGGAGGCGCGCGGCGCCGCGAGGGGCCGGGCCGCGCACTCGCTCTTCGCCCCGTCGAGCAGCCTGCTGCTGAGCCCCACCGGCCCGACCGACGACGACCCGCTCCTCGCGGTCGGCCTGGCCGAGGACCCTCCGCTCGAGGCGGTGCTCGCGTTCATGCGGGCCGAGCTGGCGCAGGCCCCTCTCCCGCCCCCCTTTCGCGCCTACCCGTGCGTGCACCTGCTGCCGCATGCGGCGCTCGAGCGGGACCCGCTCATCGAGCACGCCCCCCTCTTCCACACCGCGCGCGCCGCGCACGGGCGCGACCTCGAGGGCCTGACCCCGCGCGCGCCGCGCCCTCCCGACGCCGCGCTGTCCCGGGCCGCGCTGCGCTCGATCGTGCACGCGCTGGTGTGGCTCGATCGCGATCTCGCCCGCCTCGCGCGCGGCGACCTGGACCGCAGAGCGCGCGCGCTCCTCTTCGCGCGCCTGCCCGCGCTGAGCCTCTGGATGGACGGGGTGGATCCGGGCGCGACGCGCGCCGAGGTGATCGCGCGCTACACACGCCTGCGCGACGACCCGCTGGCCGCGCTGCTCGCGTCGGGCGAGGCCGACCCGGCGAGCGCGCGCCGCGCCCTCCGCGCGTGGCGTGAGGAGCGCACCGCGCAGCTCGATGACGCGCCGCCGCTCGACGACCCGTCGGCTCAAGCGCGCAGCAGCCAGTGA
- a CDS encoding TrmH family RNA methyltransferase, with the protein MKKDERPGGIGGWVRRLERRLADASIRWRHGHAMKRPHAPAAPGVHPLVMVCDHLHPRENIGRIIRAAESFGAREVHLIGTTVFDPATATTALHRIPLRYYSSVDACFTALRREGYEIVVIETPDEAEDASVLQRVSLPERCALVVGNEKRGVSFTPADHADTRWVSIERYGATECLDVGSAAAIALYEWTRQWGGAAARAPRAR; encoded by the coding sequence ATGAAGAAGGACGAGCGCCCCGGAGGCATCGGCGGCTGGGTCCGGCGCCTCGAGCGCCGCCTCGCGGACGCCTCCATCCGCTGGCGGCATGGGCACGCCATGAAGCGCCCGCACGCGCCAGCCGCGCCGGGCGTCCATCCCCTCGTGATGGTCTGCGACCACCTCCACCCGCGCGAGAACATCGGCCGCATCATCCGGGCCGCGGAGTCGTTCGGGGCCCGCGAGGTCCACCTCATCGGCACGACCGTGTTCGACCCCGCGACCGCGACCACCGCGCTCCATCGGATCCCGCTGCGCTACTACTCCAGCGTCGACGCGTGCTTCACCGCGCTCCGCCGCGAGGGCTACGAGATCGTCGTCATCGAGACCCCGGACGAGGCCGAGGACGCATCGGTCCTGCAGCGGGTCAGCCTCCCCGAGCGCTGCGCGCTGGTGGTCGGCAACGAGAAGCGCGGCGTCAGCTTCACGCCTGCAGACCATGCAGATACCCGCTGGGTCAGCATCGAGCGCTACGGCGCGACCGAGTGCCTGGACGTCGGCAGCGCGGCCGCGATCGCGCTCTACGAGTGGACCCGGCAGTGGGGCGGGGCAGCGGCGCGCGCGCCTCGAGCGAGGTAG
- a CDS encoding M14 family metallocarboxypeptidase, which yields MPYPIGTPGQPWTDAERASWRARQRIQRSYTDDVLAPIERLRETCEVVDYGALDHGPDGVFPLFALRSRGRREGTPRALITGGVHGYETSGVHGALRFAERHLADYDGRLDVLVVPCVSPWAYERVQRWNPLALDPNRSFVADSPCAESAALMRLAAPLQGDFVLHIDLHETTDTDESEFRPAKAARDGEPFEPGSIPDGFYLVGDTEDPQPAFQQAVLAAVAEVTHIAPADANGQIIGSDVVAPGLILYPCNDLGLCAGLTRARYRTTTEVYPDSPRATPEQCDAAQVAAARAALDFALAATRD from the coding sequence ATGCCCTATCCGATCGGGACCCCCGGCCAGCCCTGGACCGACGCCGAGCGCGCCTCGTGGCGAGCCCGTCAGCGGATCCAGCGCAGCTACACCGACGACGTGCTCGCGCCCATCGAGCGCCTCCGCGAGACCTGCGAGGTCGTCGACTACGGCGCGCTCGATCACGGCCCCGACGGCGTGTTTCCGCTCTTCGCGCTGCGCAGCCGGGGCCGGCGCGAGGGGACGCCGCGCGCGCTGATCACCGGCGGCGTGCACGGCTACGAGACGAGCGGGGTGCACGGCGCGCTGCGCTTCGCCGAGCGGCACCTCGCCGACTACGACGGCCGCCTGGACGTGCTGGTGGTCCCCTGCGTCAGCCCCTGGGCGTACGAGCGCGTCCAGCGCTGGAACCCGCTCGCGCTCGACCCGAACCGCTCGTTCGTCGCCGACAGCCCCTGCGCGGAGTCGGCCGCCCTGATGCGATTGGCGGCGCCGCTCCAGGGCGACTTCGTGCTGCACATCGACTTGCACGAGACCACCGACACGGACGAGTCGGAGTTTCGCCCCGCGAAGGCCGCGCGCGACGGAGAGCCGTTCGAGCCCGGGAGCATCCCCGACGGCTTCTACCTGGTGGGAGACACCGAGGATCCGCAGCCGGCGTTCCAGCAGGCCGTCCTCGCCGCGGTCGCGGAGGTGACCCACATCGCGCCCGCCGACGCGAACGGGCAGATCATCGGCTCCGACGTCGTCGCGCCCGGGCTCATCCTGTATCCGTGCAACGACCTCGGGCTCTGCGCCGGTCTCACCCGCGCCCGCTACCGCACGACGACCGAGGTCTACCCGGACAGCCCGCGCGCCACGCCCGAGCAGTGCGACGCGGCCCAGGTCGCGGCCGCCCGCGCGGCGCTCGACTTCGCGCTCGCGGCGACTCGCGACTGA
- a CDS encoding serine hydrolase domain-containing protein → MLTELSNPAPGPARGRYADGYALVARTFADQLERGMEVGAALSVYRRGEQVVDLWGGQADASRRAPWQRDTRVALFSVTKGLMAMGLHLLADRGQLDWDAPVAEHWPGFAANGKAAITARMLVNHQAGLPYLDAPLTLAQCVDPAQADAVRSALEAQAPAWTPGERQGYHAITWGLYARELFERIAGEPVGPFLRRELFEPLGSDAYLGTPAEEDARVATLYPPAIGDRVARMLGASLLQPRSTEAHVLRASIARSSIARRAFLNPKTGPRGVLAYNDVPVRRAALAWASATASADGVARAYLPFAGGGAHGGRRYLREETIAPVYARQGWARDLVVQKPMGWSQGFLKEERHLFSPTPQSFGHAGMGGALGWADPVEGLAIGYVMNRMDWRVRSPRCVALCRALYECEPLDRGPTRLAP, encoded by the coding sequence TTGCTCACCGAGCTGTCCAACCCCGCCCCGGGCCCCGCGCGTGGTCGCTATGCCGACGGATACGCGCTCGTCGCCCGGACGTTCGCCGACCAGCTCGAGAGAGGCATGGAGGTCGGCGCCGCGCTGAGCGTGTACCGGCGCGGCGAGCAGGTCGTGGATCTCTGGGGTGGGCAGGCGGACGCGTCCCGCCGCGCGCCCTGGCAGCGCGACACGCGCGTCGCGCTCTTCAGCGTCACCAAGGGCCTCATGGCCATGGGGCTGCACCTGCTGGCCGACCGCGGACAGCTCGACTGGGACGCGCCCGTGGCCGAGCACTGGCCGGGCTTCGCGGCGAACGGCAAGGCGGCCATCACCGCGCGCATGCTCGTGAACCACCAGGCCGGGCTGCCCTATCTGGACGCCCCGCTCACGCTCGCGCAGTGCGTGGACCCCGCTCAGGCAGACGCGGTGCGGAGCGCGCTCGAGGCGCAGGCGCCGGCGTGGACGCCCGGAGAGCGCCAGGGCTACCACGCGATCACCTGGGGCCTCTACGCGCGCGAGCTCTTCGAGCGAATCGCGGGCGAGCCGGTCGGGCCCTTCCTGCGCCGCGAGCTCTTCGAGCCGCTCGGGTCGGACGCGTACCTCGGCACGCCGGCCGAAGAGGACGCGCGCGTGGCCACGCTCTACCCGCCGGCGATCGGCGACCGCGTGGCGCGCATGCTGGGCGCCTCGCTCCTGCAGCCTCGCTCGACCGAGGCCCACGTCCTGCGCGCCTCGATCGCCCGCAGCTCCATCGCCCGGCGCGCCTTTTTGAATCCCAAGACGGGCCCACGTGGCGTGCTCGCGTACAACGACGTCCCCGTGCGCCGCGCGGCGCTCGCCTGGGCGTCCGCCACCGCGAGCGCGGACGGAGTCGCGCGGGCCTACCTGCCCTTCGCCGGCGGCGGCGCGCACGGAGGCCGACGCTACCTGCGGGAAGAGACGATCGCGCCCGTCTACGCGCGGCAGGGCTGGGCGCGGGACCTGGTCGTACAGAAGCCGATGGGCTGGTCGCAGGGCTTCCTCAAGGAGGAGCGCCACCTCTTCAGCCCGACGCCGCAGTCCTTCGGCCACGCGGGCATGGGCGGCGCGCTCGGCTGGGCCGACCCGGTCGAGGGCCTCGCCATCGGCTACGTGATGAACCGGATGGACTGGCGAGTGCGCTCCCCCCGCTGCGTCGCGCTCTGCCGCGCCCTCTACGAGTGCGAGCCGCTGGACCGCGGGCCGACGCGATTGGCGCCGTGA
- a CDS encoding acetyl-CoA hydrolase/transferase C-terminal domain-containing protein, producing MKLVDAETALMALRSHMRVYVHEAMMAPLSLIEALTERCRALKCVEIVHLHTNAPAPYVAPDLAGHARHNALFTGPNVRDAVQAGRADFTPVFLSEIPSLFRDGTLPLDVALVQVSPPDAHGFCRLGTSVATARAAVDHADVVIAEINPQVPRTLGFSSVHVSRIDFAVEVDRALPEIAFPAPSASEREIGQHIALQIPNGATLQMGIGKIPDATLEALRGHEHLGVHTEMFSDGLVELVERGVVTGREKTRWQNRVVTSFVMGTRRVTDFVDTNPFVEFHPSDLVNDAEEIAKQHRMIAINSAIEIDLTGQVCADSIGDRIYSGIGGQMDFMRGAVRSEGGKAFIALPSTAAGGTVSRIVPRLKPGAGVVTTRGHVQYVVTEHGVVNLRGRSLRQRAEMLISIAHPEHRRALRHAAAERQIL from the coding sequence ATGAAGCTCGTCGACGCCGAGACCGCGCTGATGGCCCTGCGCTCGCACATGCGGGTGTACGTGCACGAGGCGATGATGGCCCCGCTCTCGCTCATCGAGGCCCTGACGGAGCGATGCCGGGCGTTGAAGTGCGTGGAGATCGTGCACCTGCACACGAACGCGCCCGCCCCCTACGTGGCGCCCGATCTCGCGGGGCACGCGCGCCACAACGCGCTCTTCACCGGGCCGAACGTGCGTGACGCGGTGCAGGCGGGCCGCGCCGACTTCACGCCCGTCTTCCTCAGCGAGATCCCCAGCCTCTTCCGGGACGGCACCCTGCCGCTGGACGTCGCGCTGGTGCAGGTCTCGCCGCCGGACGCGCACGGGTTCTGCCGGCTGGGCACGTCGGTGGCCACCGCGCGCGCCGCGGTGGACCACGCGGACGTCGTGATCGCGGAGATCAACCCGCAGGTGCCGCGCACCCTCGGCTTCTCCTCGGTGCACGTCAGCCGCATCGACTTCGCGGTCGAGGTCGATCGCGCCCTGCCCGAGATCGCCTTCCCCGCGCCGAGCGCGTCGGAGCGAGAGATCGGGCAGCACATCGCGCTCCAGATCCCGAACGGGGCCACGCTCCAGATGGGCATCGGCAAGATCCCGGACGCGACCCTCGAGGCGCTGCGCGGGCACGAGCACCTCGGGGTGCACACCGAGATGTTCAGCGATGGCCTGGTCGAGCTGGTCGAACGCGGGGTGGTGACCGGGCGCGAGAAGACGCGCTGGCAGAACCGCGTCGTGACCAGCTTCGTGATGGGCACCAGGCGCGTCACGGACTTCGTGGACACGAACCCATTCGTGGAGTTCCACCCCAGCGATCTCGTCAACGACGCAGAGGAGATCGCCAAGCAGCACCGCATGATCGCGATCAACTCGGCCATCGAGATCGATCTGACCGGGCAGGTCTGCGCCGACTCGATCGGCGACCGCATCTACAGCGGCATCGGCGGACAGATGGACTTCATGCGCGGCGCGGTGCGGAGCGAAGGCGGCAAGGCGTTCATCGCGCTCCCCAGCACCGCGGCCGGGGGCACCGTCAGCCGGATCGTGCCGCGCCTGAAGCCGGGCGCGGGCGTCGTGACCACGCGCGGGCATGTGCAATACGTCGTGACCGAGCACGGCGTCGTGAACCTACGGGGCCGCTCGCTGAGGCAGCGGGCCGAGATGCTGATCTCCATCGCGCACCCCGAGCACCGACGCGCGCTGCGTCACGCAGCGGCCGAGCGGCAGATCTTGTAG